In the genome of Bacillus sp. Marseille-P3661, one region contains:
- a CDS encoding ABC transporter permease, with protein sequence MGVYVVKRILSMIPTLIGVSLLVFLLMQLIPGTVVEQMLGIEGNNPEAQKQLEEFFGLDQPVIVQYWNWISGVLVGDLGVSWRSGEPILPTLLNAFIITGEMAIFSVLVSVVIGVPLGIVAALKPYGFIDNILRVLSLAGVSIPVFFQGTLLILIFSLFFPWAPPVVYQYPWESLSQNLQIMILPAIALGIASSAVIMRMTRSSLLETLGQDFIRTARSKGITETAVIFGHALKNIWISVITAVGLEMGQILGGIVVVEVVFSLPGVGQLIFNSLVQRDFPIVIAGILFVTVIVLIINTMIDLIYKFVDPRIRYD encoded by the coding sequence ATGGGTGTTTATGTTGTAAAGCGTATTCTATCAATGATACCTACCTTAATTGGTGTGAGTTTATTAGTATTTTTACTAATGCAGCTAATTCCAGGTACAGTTGTTGAGCAAATGTTAGGGATAGAAGGGAATAATCCAGAAGCCCAAAAGCAATTAGAAGAATTTTTTGGTTTAGATCAACCTGTTATCGTCCAATATTGGAATTGGATTAGCGGAGTATTAGTCGGCGACTTAGGTGTATCATGGCGCTCAGGTGAACCTATTTTACCGACATTATTAAATGCCTTTATTATAACAGGTGAAATGGCTATTTTCTCGGTACTCGTTAGTGTGGTAATCGGTGTTCCATTAGGGATCGTTGCTGCATTAAAGCCATATGGTTTCATAGATAACATTTTAAGAGTCCTTTCATTAGCAGGTGTTTCAATTCCGGTCTTCTTTCAAGGTACATTACTTATTCTAATCTTTTCGCTATTTTTCCCGTGGGCACCTCCAGTAGTATATCAGTATCCTTGGGAATCTTTATCTCAGAATTTACAAATTATGATCTTGCCTGCCATTGCTCTTGGAATTGCAAGTAGCGCTGTAATTATGAGGATGACAAGATCGTCCTTGCTAGAGACGCTTGGCCAAGATTTTATTCGTACTGCTAGATCAAAGGGTATCACAGAAACAGCGGTCATTTTTGGTCATGCGCTAAAGAATATCTGGATTTCTGTAATTACTGCAGTCGGCTTAGAGATGGGACAAATACTTGGTGGAATTGTTGTAGTTGAAGTTGTATTTAGTTTACCAGGTGTAGGCCAGTTAATTTTTAATAGTTTAGTACAACGTGATTTTCCTATCGTTATAGCGGGGATTTTATTTGTTACAGTAATAGTTTTAATAATTAATACAATGATTGATCTTATTTATAAATTTGTTGATCCTAGAATTAGGTACGATTAA
- a CDS encoding ABC transporter substrate-binding protein, whose protein sequence is MSWLRKSKFLSVLILVVMVFAGCSNNSQVENSSNSSESSNTSTTETGNTSGGEIIFGTVTETPSLDPFLEAADERSRRTVLMYEGLTWVDNQMQVQPRLASKWEISEDGKVYTFTLRDDVYFHNGNKMTAEDVKYSYDLFLDESFGTGGAGDFTAVESIEIVDETTIKFNLKTPFASLLAALGGRYGGVVPKGTYDNGNLKNDVIGTGPYKLVEWTPNNNMVLEKFDKYWSDERGFIDKITIQIVPDENSLLAGIRSAQIDAALLTDSKFYAMIKDNPKLNVERHPALRWTTLDFANDVEPFNDPRVRQAILKGIDKEEIMIAATDGVGSVIGTMPPAFSKWVVPNAELENQTRDVEGAKKLLAEAGYADGFKMPLRIISSFAWMRPAAEVIASNLKDIGITVEIETVDLGVWIKDWSNYKTPNTFNEWGGFTDPDLLYYRHFRAQPEGGDWRRWNNQEGSELLDKARVETDQAARQQLYNEFQKLMAKEVPSIPLFSPDSIAVTQTNIVDYKHHPSGWWYGLTYAKVNN, encoded by the coding sequence ATGAGTTGGTTAAGAAAGTCCAAATTTCTAAGTGTTTTGATTTTGGTAGTTATGGTATTTGCAGGGTGTAGTAACAACTCTCAAGTAGAAAATTCATCTAATTCCTCTGAATCAAGCAATACTTCAACGACAGAAACAGGAAATACTAGTGGTGGCGAAATTATTTTTGGTACAGTCACTGAAACTCCTAGTTTAGATCCATTTTTAGAAGCTGCAGACGAACGTTCTAGACGTACTGTATTAATGTATGAAGGACTAACATGGGTTGATAACCAAATGCAAGTTCAACCGAGATTGGCTAGCAAATGGGAAATCAGTGAAGATGGAAAAGTTTATACATTTACTTTACGTGATGATGTTTATTTCCATAATGGCAATAAAATGACTGCAGAAGATGTTAAATATAGTTACGACTTATTTCTTGATGAGTCTTTTGGAACTGGTGGAGCTGGTGATTTTACAGCAGTTGAAAGCATAGAAATTGTTGATGAAACTACTATTAAATTTAATTTAAAAACTCCATTTGCTAGTTTACTAGCTGCATTAGGTGGGCGTTACGGCGGTGTTGTACCTAAAGGGACATATGATAATGGTAATTTGAAAAACGATGTAATCGGTACAGGTCCATATAAACTAGTAGAATGGACGCCAAATAATAATATGGTTCTTGAGAAGTTTGATAAATATTGGAGCGATGAGAGAGGGTTTATTGATAAGATAACAATCCAAATTGTTCCTGATGAAAATAGTTTATTAGCAGGTATACGATCAGCTCAAATTGACGCAGCACTTTTAACAGATTCAAAGTTTTATGCAATGATTAAAGACAATCCAAAGTTAAATGTTGAGCGTCATCCAGCGTTAAGATGGACAACATTAGACTTTGCTAATGATGTGGAGCCATTTAATGATCCCCGTGTAAGACAAGCTATCTTAAAAGGTATTGATAAGGAAGAAATAATGATTGCGGCAACTGACGGTGTTGGCTCAGTAATCGGGACAATGCCACCTGCATTTAGTAAATGGGTAGTACCAAATGCTGAACTAGAAAATCAAACAAGGGATGTAGAAGGAGCGAAAAAACTATTAGCTGAAGCGGGTTATGCTGATGGATTTAAAATGCCACTTCGTATCATCAGTAGTTTTGCTTGGATGAGACCTGCTGCTGAAGTAATTGCATCAAACCTAAAAGATATTGGAATTACAGTTGAAATTGAAACAGTAGATTTGGGTGTTTGGATTAAAGATTGGAGTAATTATAAAACACCAAATACATTCAATGAGTGGGGCGGATTCACAGATCCAGATTTACTATACTATCGTCACTTTAGAGCACAACCAGAAGGTGGGGATTGGAGACGTTGGAATAACCAAGAAGGATCAGAGCTACTAGACAAAGCTAGAGTTGAAACCGATCAAGCAGCAAGACAACAGTTATATAACGAATTCCAGAAATTAATGGCCAAGGAAGTACCGAGTATTCCATTATTTTCACCGGATAGTATTGCTGTAACTCAAACAAATATCGTGGATTATAAACATCATCCATCCGGTTGGTGGTATGGTTTAACATACGCTAAAGTTAATAATTAA